A single genomic interval of Eurosta solidaginis isolate ZX-2024a chromosome 3, ASM4086904v1, whole genome shotgun sequence harbors:
- the LOC137246075 gene encoding adenylyl cyclase X E-like, with product MAQKSASWRDTANFLSFSRDMTEQSKGLKQLELTMLREECAELALEGYYSAYIKRLYTSQIGSFVFILATNVCLHVILMMGTLTSAERSAVLNDAVIYLVICSAVICIVSINFVSSLQKRFPSLPYVTTVTAVILLVAMATDTSKIISETVFLLCLNLVGILVRFSREVVTRMIFLDKRQCIEEKLLFYAAKDQERNLLLSMIPQQIAKQMEVDVRMRIGVMKNSRNSRKPKPHTFDDVRKLFIEPHEDVTILYADIVNFTYLTTTLDVRTLVGTLHDLYVRFDDAADEFSVLRIQFLGDCYYCVANVSIPNEEHAKACVKLGLRMISEIRAVSEIRELDIDMRIGVHSGSVLSGVIGANKWQFDIYSRDVDIANRLESTGVPGRVHISAATLEQLDGKFRVDYGTERARNDPLLRKYQITTFLIKDSDRKSVFRMQSRDSFDTLSKASSQSRIKHLVAMELGEESLKMPTNSVVARYRHIFFGQSRRVSPIQQEVRNFYSNISWLFMWYKNWRWELGYMQQMDIMQKYSLFVSYIIILSTILMQVINLQQSLSFWCLVVIGNIFLLLTLFLLDCDRFSIENEVIEKQAHEDDIAETFCFYPWALTEGIVLNLAIIFLFSHISYTLKWIIGSAVLIGYSLILFVMFTFIFEIGISSNQYFYPEYAHIIFVVIAVLAFHLVTREIEFISRMDYNWKHELKKKKEHAKFTNETISILISNILPSHIVDIYMKDQLTDLYHEEYENVAVMFATIQNFDTEMVGMRILNEIICDFDEVLGTYVGRSKVEKIKVAGWTYMAACGLNASEIPHQKNRVLQRGRTRSELRLTVLSGAEHISKRSPEQTEQDANSGNDFVFVMVCFALDLLRCMKLFNEQSIQGESRSSGALRIGISNGPIMAGVVGTHKPFYDIWGNAVNMASRMDSTGLPGLIQVTEQTALILKNYNVKSTFRGQTYVKGRGEIPTYFIDIDETLHFKI from the exons atggcACAAAAATCAGCATCCTGGCGCGATACAGCCAATTTCTTATCTTTTTCGAGGGATATGACGGAACAATCGAAAGGATTAAAACAATTGGAATTGACCATGTTGAGG GAAGAATGTGCTGAATTGGCTTTGGAAGGATATTACTCGGCCTACATAAAGCGTCTTTATACAAGTCAAATTGGTTCATTTGTATTCATACTTGCGACCAACGTCTGCTTACATGTAATACTCATGATGGGCACACTTACATCAGCC GAAAGAAGTGCCGTCTTAAACGATGCTGTTATTTATTTAGTGATTTGTTCTGCGGTAATATGCATTGTATCAATTAACTTTGTTTCTTCGCTACAAAAACGATTTCCAAGTTTACCATACGTAACAACAGTCACGGCTGTCATACTTCTTGTAGCTATGG CTACTGATACTTCGAAGATAATTTCCGAGACAGTATTTTTATTATGTCTCAATTTAGTGGGAATATTGGTGCGGTTTTCACGCGAAGTTGTAACTAGAATGATTTTTCTGGACAAACGACAATGTATAGAAGAGAAACTGTTATTCTATGCTGCAAAAGATCAAGAG cGAAATCTTTTATTGAGTATGATTCCACAACAGATTGCTAAGCAAATGGAGGTAGATGTAAGAATGCGTATCGGAGTGATGAAGAATTCCAGAAACTCCAGAAAACCAAAACCACACACATTCGACGATGTGAG AAAACTTTTTATTGAGCCACATGAAGACGTAACCATACTTTATGCCGATATTGTTAACTTTACTTACTTAACGACTACGTTGGATGTGAGAACACTTGTGGGCACACTGCATGATCTTTATGTCAGATTTGATGATGCAGCGGAC GAATTTAGTGTGTTGAGAATACAATTCTTGGGAGATTGTTATTATTGTGTGGCAAATGTTTCAATACCCAATGAAGAACATGCAAAAGCTTGCGTAAAACTTGGCCTACGAATGATTAGTGAAATACGCGCTGTTAG TGAAATCAGAGAATTGGATATTGATATGCGTATCGGTGTGCATTCGGGGAGCGTATTGTCAGGCGTTATTGGAGCAAATAAGTGGCAGTTTGATATTTACTCCCGAGATGTTGATATAGCCAATCGGCTAGAAAGTACAGGTGTACCTGGTCGCGTTCATATTAGTGCAGCAACTCTGGAGCAGTTAGATGGGAAATTTCGCGTTGATTATGGTACTGAGAGGGCCCGTAATGATCCACTATTACGGAAATATCAAATAAcaacatttttaataaaa gACAGTGACCGAAAGTCAGTATTTCGAATGCAATCTAGAGATAGTTTTGAT ACTTTGTCAAAAGCTAGTTCACAGTCGCGCATTAAACATTTAGTAGCAATGGAGTTGGGTGAAGAAAGTTTAAAAATGCCGACTAACAGTGTGGTGGCGCG CTATAGGCATATATTCTTTGGCCAATCAAGACGCGTTAGTCCTATACAGCAGGAAGTAAGAAATTTTTATTCGAATATTTCATGGCTTTTTATGTGGTATAAAAACTGGCGTTGGGAGCTCGGTTATATGCAACAAATGGATATTATGCAAAAATATAGCCTTTTTGTCTCATACATAATTATATTATCCACCATTCTAATGCAAGTAATCAATTTACA GCAATCATTATCGTTTTGGTGTTTGGTTGTTATCGGAAATATCTTTTTATTACTGACATTATTTTTG TTAGATTGCGATCGGTTTTCGATTGAAAACGAAGTTATCGAAAAACAAGCGCACGAAGATGATATAGCGGAAACTTTTTGTTTTTATCCTTGG GCTTTAACGGAAGGTATTGTATTAAACTTGGCGATAATTTTCCTATTTTCACACATTTCTTACACTTTGAAATGGATAATTGGTTCTGCTGTGCTCATTGGTTATTCGTTAATCTTGTTTGTAATGTTCACATTTATTTTCGAAATTGGCATAAGTTCGAATCAGTATTTCTACCCAGAATATGCACACATAATATTTGTGGTGATAGCTGTTTTGGCATTTCACTTGGTTACACGAGAGATTGAGTTTATTTCCAGAATGGATTACaa TTGGAAACatgaattgaaaaagaaaaaggagCATGCTAAATTTACGAACGAGACAATATCGATATTAATAAGTAATATTTTGCCATCGCATATTG TCGATATTTATATGAAGGATCAGCTTACTGATCTGTATCACGAAGAATATGAAAATGTTGCAGTTATGTTTGCCACAATACAGAACTTTGATACCGAAATGGTGGGGATGCGAATTTTGAATGAGATTATTTGTGATTTCGATGAAGTG cTGGGAACATATGTTGGTCGCAGtaaagttgaaaaaattaaagttgcaGGTTGGACTTATATGGCTGCTTGTGGTTTAAACGCAAGTGAAATACCGCATCAAAAAAATAGAGTACTTCAAAGGGGGCGCACTA gaAGCGAACTCCGGTTGACTGTGCTTTCTGGTGCTGAACATATATCGAAACGTTCCCCTGAACAGACTGAACAGGATGCTAATTCAGGTAATGACTTTGTCTTTGTTATGGTTTGCTTCGCTTTGGATCTACTTCGTTGCATGAAACTTTTTAACGAACAGAGTATACAGGGTGAAAGCCGTTCCAGTGGAGCTTTACGGATTG GCATATCAAATGGTCCCATTATGGCTGGTGTGGTTGGTACACATAAGCCATTTTATGATATATGGGGAAATGCTGTAAATATGGCTTCTCGTATGGACTCCACGGGTTTGCCTGGTCTCATTCAAGTTACTGAACAGACTGCTTTAATATTAAAAAACTATAATGTGAAAAGTACATTTAGAGGGCAAACCTACGTAAAGGGGCGTGGGGAAATTCCTACTTATTTCATTGATATTGATGAAactttacattttaaaatttaa